In the genome of Bubalus kerabau isolate K-KA32 ecotype Philippines breed swamp buffalo chromosome 8, PCC_UOA_SB_1v2, whole genome shotgun sequence, one region contains:
- the LOC129658375 gene encoding atherin-like: protein MTWVRSRILDSLSAARRRAGALPGFCWFPGRGTTASGAPGRTSGQHFALVPQIGLQRLYPHVRTRETPSLVCKEPLTSRLRVEAAPAVVFLPPTKPSPRASPPWSPRVPSSVPRPGPTSWLAAAPRAPRRSSGALGRAGAARGGGPGRHGPQSPALLSAGPLPAPSARVPAAWPPWASGGRPLPLAAAALSRAAPRPPALGELTRSWRAPGPLPRQRLSQGSADPRAAPRAGMERGIVYLCSGPS from the exons CTCGGCGGAGGGCGGGGGCTCTGCCCGGTTTCTGCTGGTTTCCCGGGCGCGGGACCACGGCCTCGGGAGCTCCCGGAAGGACGTCCGGACAACACTTTGCTCTAGTCCCGCAGATCGGGCTGCAGCGCCTCTATCCCCACGTCCGCACGCGGGAAACCCCGTCTTTGGTTTGCAAAGAGCCACTCACTTCACGGCTCCGGGTCGAGGCAGCTCCGGCCGTCGTCTTTCTCCCCCCCACAAAACCCTCTCCCCGCGCGTCCCCTCCTTGGTCCCCCCGCGTCCCCTCCAGCGTCCCCCGGCCCGGCCCTACCTCCTGGCTGGCCGCGGCTCCGCGGGCTCCGAGGCGCAGCTCGGGGGCACTCGGGCGGGCGGGGGCGGCGCGCGGCGGGGGCCCGGGGCGCCATGGCCCGCAGTCCCCCGCGCTGTTGTCGGCCGGGCCTCTCCCCGCGCCCAGCGCTCGCGTGCCCGCCGCCTGGCCGCCGTGGGCGAGTGGAGGGCGGCCCCTTCCTCTGGCGGCGGCGGCTCTGAGCCGGGCCGCCCCCCGCCCGCCGGCGCTCGGTGAGCTCACCCGCAGCTGGCGGGCGCCCGGCCCGTTGCCACGGCAACGCCTCTCCCAGGGCAGCGCGGACCCTAGAGCGGCTCCG AGAGCTGGCATGGAGAGGGGAATCGTTTATCTGTGTTCTGGGCCGTCGTGA